The window AGCCCGTGTGATCCTTAGCCAGAGGCTCAGAGCTCCAGGAGGTCAGCCTGACATCCACCGGCGACCCTCAGGTCCTGGGGGACCCCGGATGCATCCAGCTCCGGGGCCCCGTGCGCCAGGTTGTCACCCGCACCGTCCAGGGAGAAGGTAAGGCCCggctcctctcccctccaccctgccTGCTTGATCGGCACTAgacaccccaccccttccctcctgaCCTcggtctcccccctccccccacagcgcTTCTGGCCGTCCGCTCTGACTACCACTGCGCCGTGTGGAaggcgggcgggcagggccggCCGGCCCCTCTGCAGGTGCTCCGGGTGGAGAAGGGCGCCACCGGGGTCAGCCTCAGGTGAGGGCCTCGGGCGGGTGGCCAGGAGATGGCCAGCACCCTTCCCCCCGCCTCACTGCCTTCCTGTGCCCACAGCCCCCACCTGCCGGGGGAGCTGGCCGTGTGCAGCCGCTCCGGAGCCGTGTGTCTGTGGACGCCCCACGACGGGTAAGGCCCCGTCCccacgcgccccccgccccgcgctcccccgggGCCCGTCCCCACGCGCCcgccgccctctgctcccccggGGCCCGTCCCCACGCGCcccccgccctctgctcccccggGGCCCGTCCCCACGCGCcccccgccctctgctcccctggGGCCCGTCCCcacgcgcccgccgccccgcgctcccccgggGCCCGTCCCCACGCGCCcgccgccctctgctcccccggGGCCCGTCCCCACGCGCCCACGCCCTCTGCTCCCCCGGGGCCCGTCCCCACGCGCCCCCTGCCCTCTGCTCCCCCGGGGCCCGTCCCCACGCGCCCGCGCTCCCCCGGGGCCCGTCCCcacgcgcccgccgccccgcgctcccccgggGCCCGTCCCCACGCGCCcgccgccctctgctcccccggGGCCCGTCCCCACGCGCCcgccgccctctgctcccccggggcccgtccccacgcgcccgccgccccgcgttCCCCCGGGGCCCGTCCCCACGCGCCcgccgccctctgctcccccggGGCCGTCCCcacgcgcccgccgccccgcgctcccccgggGCCCGTCCCCACGCGCCcgccgccctctgctcccccggGGCCCGTCCCCACGCGCCcgccgccctctgctcccccggGGCCCGTCCCCACGCGCCcgccgccctctgctcccccggggcccgtccccacgcgccccccgccccgcgctcccccagGGCCCGTCCCCACGCGCCCCCGTCTGCCCCCTCCCCTAGGCTGCAGCAGATCTACAAGGACTCCGACACCCTCGTGTTTCGGGACCTTTCTCCCTGGCGCTGGGCAGACTTCACGGCCCACCCTCGGGTGCTCACCGTGGGTGACCGCACCGGTGTGAAGATGATCGACACGCAGGTGGAGACGCCGCCCCCCGTGACAGCGTGGGGAGCGGGGCCTGACCCCccacggcggcggcggggagcagGGCTCTGACGCTGTGTCCCCCCAGGCGCCCCCGGGCTGTGGGCTGATGCTTTTCCGAGGGGGAGCAGAGGCTTCCTGCCAGAAAGGGGAGCGCGTGCTGCTCGTCCAGTACCCGGGCCCGGCGGCCGCCACACGTCTCCCGCCCACGCTGCACCTCATCTGCACCCAGGTGAGCAGACCACCCCGTGTCCTCGGAGACCCAGCTCCTCGAGGGGCTCCGCTGGGGGCCTCTCCTCGGTGCCACGCCAGCCGGCAGCACGGTGGGCTGGGCGGAGCAGGCGAGGAAGGCGTCGGTCCGGGCATCTGCAGAGCGGGGCGTCCTGTAGAGAGGGAGGCGTCGGGCCGGGCATCTGCAGAGCGGGGCGTCCTGTAGAGAGGGAGGCGTCGGGCCGGGCATCTGCGGAGCGGGGCGTCCTGTAGAGAGGGAGGCGTCGGGCCGGGCATCTGCAGAGCGGGGCGTCCTGTAGAGAGGGAGGCGTCGGGCCGGGCATCTGCGGAGCGGGGCGTCCTGTAGAGAGGGAGGCGTCGGGCCGGGCATCTGCGGAGCGGGGCGTCCTGTAGAGAGGGAGGCGTCGGGCGGGCATCTGCGGAGCGGGGCGTCCTGTAGAGAGGGAGGCGTCGGGCCGGGCATCTGCGGAGCGGGGCGTCCTGTAGAGAGGGAGGCGTCGGGCCGGGCATCTGCGGAGCGGGGCGTCCTGTAGAGAGGGAGGCGTCGGGCCGGGCATCTGCGGAGCGGGGCGTCCTGTAGAGAGGGAGGCGTCGGGCCGGGCATCTGCGGAGCGGGGCGTCCCGTGGAGTCACGTGCCTGTCCTCTCGTGCAGGGGTCCTGGATGTTAGATGTGCGACACGCGGGTTGGGCTGGGGGTCAGGTGTCTGGGTGAGGACGTTTGGCTGCAGTTCTCTGAGAAGCTCCCCGGTTATGCCCGCGGCAGGCTGCGGGGGGCGCTGCTCCCGGGCTCCCGCACACTGGAGGCCTCAGCGCGCTGCCTCCAGGTGACAGCCATGCCTCCCTCCTGCTTCCTTCCCGCCCAGTTCTCCCTCTACCTGGTGGACGAGCGCCTCCCCCTGGTGCCAGTGCTGAAATGGGACCACGGCCTGGCCTCCCCGCCCCTGCTGGCCCGCCTGCTGCCTCCTCCTGGCCCCAGCTGCCCCCAGCCTCTGCTTCTGGGGGGCCAGGGGGGGCAGCTGCAGCTGCTGCACATCGCAGGTGAGCTGGGCTGGCGGGAGGCACAGTGAGCTGGCGGGGCTGGGGTGCCTGGGCCTAGCTGTCTGTCCCTCCTCCAGGAGATGGGGCCTCCCCACCCCGGCTGGCAGCACCCCCCCAGTCCCTGCCCTCCAGCTCCGACTCCCTCTCTGCCTTTCCCCTGCTGGATCCCAAGAGCCAGCAACAGCTGCAAGAGCGGCTACAAGCTCCGACCATaggtatttgggggggggggtcagcaactggggggagggcggggcggggggctcagcctctgggggggagggcggggtggggcgctCAGCCTCttgggggagggcggggtgggggggctcagccTCTTGGGGGAGGGCAGCTCGAGGGCTCAGCCTCTGTGGGGAGGGCAGCTCCAGGGCTCAGCCTCTGGGGGGAGGGCAGCTCGAGGGCTCAGCCtctgtggggagggcggggccgggggctcaGCCTCTGTGGGGAGGGCAGCTCGAGGGTTCAGCCtctgtggggagggcggggccgggggctcaGCCTCTGTGGGGAGGGCAGCTCGAGGGCTCAGCCtctgtggggagggcgggggccgggggctcaGCCTCTGTGGGGAGGGCAGCTCCAGGGCTCAGCCTCTGGGGAGGGCAGCTTGAGGGCTCAGCCTCTGGGGGGAGGGCAGCTCCAGGGCTCAGCctctggggggagggcgggaccgAGGGCTCAGCCTCTGTGGGGAGGGCAGCTCGAGGGCCGGCCCGGCCCGTCATCCACGTCTCTCCCCAGGCCTGTCGGCCACCCTGGCCCCCCATGCCTCCTCCGCGCCGGTCCTGTGCGTCTTCCAGCTCTCGGCCGCAGGGGACGTGTTCCACCAGCGCCTCTGCCTGCAGGCGGCCCCCAGCCTCAGCGATGCGGGGGCTCCGggtggccccgggccccgccgccctcCTGCCAGCGCGGCCGCGCCATCCTGGGACTCGCAGGCCGCTGCCCACTGCCGCCGATGGCTGGAGGCGCTGCTGCAGGTTCCCCCTGCACCCCCTCTGTGGACCGCACCCACCTTCTCGCACCGCCAGCTCCTGGGCCGCCTGGAACTGCAGCAGGGCTCCGGGAGGACGGCAGAGCGGCTCCGGACGGCCATGGCGGAGGGGCGGCTCCTGCAGCGCGGGGACCTGGGCCCCCCCCTCCCTGCGGCagagccgccccccgcccccgagccgGGCCCTCGGGACGAGCTCACTGAGCGGCTGGGGGAAGCCTGGGCCGGCCGGGGCGCCGCCGGGTGGGGGAGACAGCAGGACCAGGCCTCGGGGCCCAGGAAGCAGGCCAGGCGCTCCAAGCGCCGGACTCAGCTGTCCAGCACCTTCTCGCAGACCAGTTGCATGGACGCCCTAGACGACCccggcagccctggccccggccagAGCCCCCCAGGGGCCAGGTCCCAGCCCCCAGGAACACCGCCCTCCCGGGCGTCCGGAGTCCCCTCAGAGCGGCGGCAGCCCCTCCAGGACCGCGCGGCCGGGCTGCCGGCTCAGGCCAGCCCCGAGCGGGCCACCGCGCCCGCCTCCaagcccacacccagcctccccgGCTCCCAGCCCTCCCGGAAGAAGCCGCGCATGGGCTTCTGAGGGCCCCGTCGGCTGGAGTCGGGTGGGAGCGGGGGGAGCATCTGCTTGGTTTGCGTGCAGTGCCGTCCCCTGGGACCTGCTGTGACACCCCGATTCTGCAGGGCCCCCTGCAGGATGTGTGGGTCCCCACCTAGAAGGAACAGCAAGCAGTCTGCACTGTGCCAACAACACGTTTATAATCACATCACCTGACTGCATTAGCCACGTGTCTGTGTACAGGGAACCTGGGGTCCCACACAGGAAGGGGCGGTGCCCGGGGACCCCTCACAGCCCTCTCAAAATGGGCTCCGTGGCCGCCCTTCGGGAGGAAGGGTAGCCCGCACCCACTCGCTGTCCCTGCCAGTTTGATGGTGAGGGGTTCAGTCCAAGCCAAACTCAATGTCCTCTCGGCCTGTCCCTGCGCTGAGCTTGGCCACAGACCATGCCTCGTGCCTTTCCGTTCTGTCacctaaagacaagaagaagagaAGGCCACTCAGTGTCCCATTGGTGGTGTCACGCGGCTTCCTGCCTGCGGGTCCCCCGTTCTCCAGGGCAGTAGACACTCGGCCCGCTGCCCTTGCCGTGCCCCGGGATGGAAGGGCCACAGATAAGTGGAAGCCTGTCTTTTAGCCCCTAGTCTTGCTGGGCTCTGTGTGACCACAGGGCAGGGCCAGACAACAGGATACACCCTGCAAGGGGCCGCTGGGCCACGGGCCTGGGACTGAGCCCCGGGCTGGCGTTCACCCCTGGTCCTGTTCCAGGGTGGATGGCTCAAAACAGGCAGCCAGCAGGCAGCTTACCTGGTGGGGAGGCTGCAGGCGGGtggctgtccctggcctctttggaAGGGGTGGGTGCGGGGTCTGCCCTGCAGGAAGGGGGTGGTTGGCCCGAGGGCCCGGGGTCACCGAGCTCCTGAATGAGCGGCcctgaggtggtggtggtggtggtctgaCTTTGGATCTGGTCGCTTGTCACTTCCTTAAATATGCCTGCGAAGGGCTGCCCAGTCTCCCTGGAGGGGCTCTTCGAGAGTGTGAAGATGCCGGTCAGGCCGCCCGTGTACGTGGGGTCCAGCTCGGGCTTGCTGTCATCGCTCGCGCCGGAGATGGCCTCGATTTTTGGAAAGCAAGATTGCTGTCGGGGCCAAAGAAAAACCTGTGTGAGCAAGCTCTGAGTCACAGGTCACCCCGGGTGacctgccccgccccctgccccatcACAGACTCCTGTGTGCATGGGGTAGGCTCCAGAGGTGTCTCCTCCGCAGCCTGCCCGCTGTGGCTGTGCCCTGGCCCCCTACGCCTGCTTCCACCCGGTCTACATGCAATTCTAGCCAAGGACCACGGCGggaaaatgccccccccccactgctcgGGTGCGAGCGCAGTGGAGTCAGCAGTCAGATGGGAGCGAGGAAGCCAATGGCCGCGGCCCCGCCCTCTCAGGTGGGCGGCTTGAGCTGCCAGGAGGCCTCCTCTCCAAGAGAAGGAGGCGGGCTGTGTGGGTGCCCAGAGCCCAGGTCACGGGCTGAGTGTCACGGCCGAGCGCCGGCGGCCTCCACCTGCTCCTCCGGAGATGCTTCTGCGCCGTCCACGTCTTCCAAGTCGGGCAGGTCCTGGAAGAGCCCGTGCGCATgcgtcggggtggggtgggggagggggcgggctcgCCAGCCCCGGCGGCCTGCAGGACCCCCCTCGGGTGCGTCCCACCCTAGCCCCGCACGTACGTCCACGAAGAGCTTCTCCTGGGCCTCCGGGGTCTCGGCCGAGGCGCCGTCGGCGGCGGGCACCGCGGGCGCGGACTCTGGGGGaccggggtggggtgggtcaGTGCTCCCGGCTTGCTTCCCCCCTAGACCGCCTGGGGCTCGGGACTCCAGGCCTTACCTTGGGGCGCAGCTccccccggggccggggctggccgGCTCCCCGCCGGCTCCTGCTCGGGCAGCTCCTCCCGGGCCTCAAAGCTTTCCATCTTCCgctgtctctctccctccgtGGGGGGCCCTCGCGGCCCTTCCCCGTCCCCTGCACTGGGGCGGCCTGCCAGGGccaggggtgcgggggggggggggtaggggtcaGGTGCAGCAAGTGCCCAGGGGCGCACGGGGGGGCGGTCAGGTACAGGGGGCACACAGGGGGGGTTCAGGTACAGGGGGCGCACAGGGGGTTCAGGTACAGGGGGCGCACGGGGGGGTTCAGGTACAGGGGGCGCACGGGGGGGTCAGGTACAGGGGGCGCACGGGGGGTCAGGTACAGGGGGTGCACGGGGGGTTCAGGTACAGAGGGGACACGGGGGGAGGGTCAGGTACATGGCGTGCGGGGGGGGTCAGGTACAGGGGGCGCACGGGGCAGGGGTTCAGGTAGGTACAGGGGGTGCATAGGGGGGATCAGGTACAGGGGATGCAGGGGGGGTCAGGTACAGGGGGCGCATGGGGGGGTGTCAGGTGCACCGAGCGAgtgcctggcgggggggggggtgttgtcaGGTACAGTAAGCGCCCGCGCCGGCTGTGTGCTTCCCTCCGCACCGAGCCAAGGCCGCTGGGCCACCACAAGAAGGGCCCTCCAGACCCCCACCGCCAGAACGTTAGGAAGTGCCACAGAAGCGGCAAGGCCCGGCATGGCGGCATgtccccgtcccccgcccccccccccccgcccccccgtaaTCCCAGCGCTCAGAGCCAGAGCCTGCCTGGGAGAAAAACACAAATGGCTGGGGAGCAAAGTGTATGACAAGGTGCTGTGGGCCACCCCATCAGAATGAATGTGAAAGAGTCACTTTCACCGTTCTTTTGGCTTCTCTGAAAAGGAGAAACATTTTCCCCAAAacctaatatatatttatatacgtTTATGTTTATTTATCTAGTTCATACGTATAATTGTCTATACCGTAGGAAAATGTCTCTATGGAAACTATTCATGGTATGGTCATTCAAGTAGGATGAAAGCAATGCAATTTTGCCATTTTCAAACGTGAACTGTCTTTGCTACGGTCATGGTGTGGGAATGAACGCTGCGAGGAAGGAAATGGCCGAGGTGGAGGAACTCTTGTTCCACTGCTATTGTATGTGGGGCAAGGAACGGTAGatcccttgtttcttttctttttttttttttttttggccagtcctgggccttggactcagggcccgagcaccgtccctggcttcttttttgctcaaggctagcactctgccacttgagccacagcgccgcttctggccgttttctgtatatgtggtgctggggaatcgaacctagggcctcgtgtatccgaggcaggcactcttgccactaggctatatccccagcccagatccctTGTTTCTGATCTTCACCGATGGTGTTTCCttttgtaacccaggctggccttgaactcttgattccCCTGCCTCCGCCTCaccagtggctgggattacaagtgcgcACCACCACGCCCAGCTGAAAGGTGGGTTCTTTCTTATGAAGGTCCAgcgggcactgggcactgtcctcaggCTCGTGCTGCTCTTGCTATGTGTGGCCACCCACATGGCTGGGACCATAGGCATGCGCCACATTCTAGGTTTCTGATTGCCATGCAGGTCTCTtcactttttgcctagactggccttgaaccccgaTCTCTCCCACATTTGACCTTCTGAGTAACggggtttacaggcgtgagccaacataCCCAGCTCTAAGAGTGGTTTGAAGTTACACATGGCTGTTGGAGATGGACCCCAGAGATGACAGGCTGGGGGCTTCACCCACACCTCGGGGGTGTCCACCCGGGGCACGCACCTCTCTCCTGGCCTTCCTTGTCCCTTCTCCGCTCCTCAGCCCGGTGCTTGATCATGGCCAAGGCCTCCAGGCTGTCCAGGATCTTCTTCCGCTCCCTAGTCTCCCACTGCAGCCTTTCCTCCTTCTCGGCAGCGAGCCCGCCGCGGGCCCAGGCCTCGGCGCAAGCCCTGTGGAGGAGGAGCAATCGCCAAGCACGGACTGTCTCCGCAGACTtgttcatttccccctcccccacccccaaagccaaGTTTGAaccggggtcctcagatctcagcctccagagttgctagcATTTACAGGTGTGTGCAACAGGCACCCAGTGCTCAAAAGCATTTTTGAAGTCTAATGCTAAGTGTGCTCAACTAGTCAGTATTCAAAACACCACCCCAAGGCTTCTCTCCTCTCACCTGTCCTTGGGAAACACTGGCCTGTCATCCAGGTACGTCAGGTGCTT is drawn from Perognathus longimembris pacificus isolate PPM17 chromosome 10, ASM2315922v1, whole genome shotgun sequence and contains these coding sequences:
- the Taf1c gene encoding TATA box-binding protein-associated factor RNA polymerase I subunit C isoform X1; the protein is MDFPSPLRPALFTTGPLGMSDGPDLSFMCSWRDALTLPEPPLPGSQRGAPCPAQDLLWEPALPGPVPLLPPSPDPWDPGVTARDLLFRCAYHYRRQPQAVLDVTEQLSHFLWDHGDMAFAPLGRLMLENFKLEGSRSRSKKVTVVNVKNLLRDLSGHQPWGCPWAHLSHRQRRFSILGGPVLSRAVSSLLGRLLREELALRWEQLLLDEAFTGGALAWLPGRTAGTGQLVYPTGGALDQLQLQEVSLTSTGDPQVLGDPGCIQLRGPVRQVVTRTVQGEALLAVRSDYHCAVWKAGGQGRPAPLQVLRVEKGATGVSLSPHLPGELAVCSRSGAVCLWTPHDGLQQIYKDSDTLVFRDLSPWRWADFTAHPRVLTVGDRTGVKMIDTQAPPGCGLMLFRGGAEASCQKGERVLLVQYPGPAAATRLPPTLHLICTQFSLYLVDERLPLVPVLKWDHGLASPPLLARLLPPPGPSCPQPLLLGGQGGQLQLLHIAGDGASPPRLAAPPQSLPSSSDSLSAFPLLDPKSQQQLQERLQAPTIGLSATLAPHASSAPVLCVFQLSAAGDVFHQRLCLQAAPSLSDAGAPGGPGPRRPPASAAAPSWDSQAAAHCRRWLEALLQVPPAPPLWTAPTFSHRQLLGRLELQQGSGRTAERLRTAMAEGRLLQRGDLGPPLPAAEPPPAPEPGPRDELTERLGEAWAGRGAAGWGRQQDQASGPRKQARRSKRRTQLSSTFSQTSCMDALDDPGSPGPGQSPPGARSQPPGTPPSRASGVPSERRQPLQDRAAGLPAQASPERATAPASKPTPSLPGSQPSRKKPRMGF
- the Taf1c gene encoding TATA box-binding protein-associated factor RNA polymerase I subunit C isoform X2 is translated as MAFAPLGRLMLENFKLEGSRSRSKKVTVVNVKNLLRDLSGHQPWGCPWAHLSHRQRRFSILGGPVLSRAVSSLLGRLLREELALRWEQLLLDEAFTGGALAWLPGRTAGTGQLVYPTGGALDQLQLQEVSLTSTGDPQVLGDPGCIQLRGPVRQVVTRTVQGEALLAVRSDYHCAVWKAGGQGRPAPLQVLRVEKGATGVSLSPHLPGELAVCSRSGAVCLWTPHDGLQQIYKDSDTLVFRDLSPWRWADFTAHPRVLTVGDRTGVKMIDTQAPPGCGLMLFRGGAEASCQKGERVLLVQYPGPAAATRLPPTLHLICTQFSLYLVDERLPLVPVLKWDHGLASPPLLARLLPPPGPSCPQPLLLGGQGGQLQLLHIAGDGASPPRLAAPPQSLPSSSDSLSAFPLLDPKSQQQLQERLQAPTIGLSATLAPHASSAPVLCVFQLSAAGDVFHQRLCLQAAPSLSDAGAPGGPGPRRPPASAAAPSWDSQAAAHCRRWLEALLQVPPAPPLWTAPTFSHRQLLGRLELQQGSGRTAERLRTAMAEGRLLQRGDLGPPLPAAEPPPAPEPGPRDELTERLGEAWAGRGAAGWGRQQDQASGPRKQARRSKRRTQLSSTFSQTSCMDALDDPGSPGPGQSPPGARSQPPGTPPSRASGVPSERRQPLQDRAAGLPAQASPERATAPASKPTPSLPGSQPSRKKPRMGF
- the Dnaaf1 gene encoding dynein axonemal assembly factor 1; this translates as MHPEAAEPAADGAQEPPRVEESAGDHPDAGQGVRKEDISDPKEIGVGPSDTVFQSQNQHSGDSGSDSHLTHTTDDRDDRGPRMTKHFLQKLCKQHKLYLTPALNDTLYLHFKGFDRIENLEEYTGLRCLWLECNGIRKIENLHAQTELRCLFLQVNLLRKIENLEPLQKLDALNLSNNYIKTIENLSCLPVLNTLQMAHNHLETVDDIRHLKDCARLCVLDLSHNRLSDPEILSVLETMPNLRVLNLMGNTVIRQIPYYRRTVTVRLKHLTYLDDRPVFPKDRACAEAWARGGLAAEKEERLQWETRERKKILDSLEALAMIKHRAEERRRDKEGQERGRPSAGDGEGPRGPPTEGERQRKMESFEAREELPEQEPAGSRPAPAPGGAAPQGGKQAGSTDPPHPGPPESAPAVPAADGASAETPEAQEKLFVDDLPDLEDVDGAEASPEEQVEQSCFPKIEAISGASDDSKPELDPTYTGGLTGIFTLSKSPSRETGQPFAGIFKEVTSDQIQSQTTTTTTSGPLIQELGDPGPSGQPPPSCRADPAPTPSKEARDSHPPAASPPGDRTERHEAWSVAKLSAGTGREDIEFGLD